The genome window AAATTGGAAGCTGGGAATTCAATATTGTTACTAATGAATTGATTTGGTCCAACGAATTGTATCAAATTTTTGAAATGGAAAAAAGTCTTTTAGTCCCTTTATTTGATAACTATTTAAACTATTTTACAGAAGAGGATAAAGAACTGCTGTATGCCAGAATAAATGGCTGTATACAAAAGAAAGAGCCTTATGAAGTAACACATAAAATACTATTTCCCAACAATAGGTTTAAATGGATTTATGGAACAGGAATTCCAGTGTTAAACGATAAAAATGAAGTTGTAGCCCTGAGGGGAATTGCTCAGGACGTTACCGAAAAAAAACGGATAGAAAGTGAAATTCTGGCCAAAGAAAAAGAAGTTGAAAGTATCAGGGACAAAGAGCGGGAGCAGAGGAGTAATGCCAAGTTTAGAAATTACGTTGAAAATGCACCCGACGGGGTTATAGTTGTTACCAAAGAAGGACAGTTTCTGGAAATAAATCCTGCAGCATCAAAAATTACAGGATATTCAAAAAAGAAATTATTAAAAAAATCACTAAATGATTTAACACCATCGAATTTTTTACCAAAGATTGAATCGGTTTTAAGCACTCTTTTTCTGAATGAAACCTCAAATGATATTATTCCTTTTATACATAGTGATAAAGGCAAACGTCTTTGGTCAATTGATGCAGTTAAACTGTCAGAAAAGCAGGCTTTACTCTTTGTAAGAGATGTTACCGAACGGGAAAAAGCGGAAGTAAAACTGAAAGAAAGTGAGCTTTTTTTAAAAGAAACCCAAAGCATAGCTCAGATAGGGACTTACAGTATTAATATGTACACCGGAAAATGGGCACGTACTGATTTACTGGATACTATTTTAGGCATTGATGCTGATTATGATCTGGATGAAGCAAGCTGGACTGCTTTAGTGCACCCGGACTGGAGAGAGAAATTAGCTGTCTATTTCCAAGAAGAAGTGGTTGGTAAAAGAAAACAATTTGACAGAGAATATAAAATAATAAGAGTAAACGATAAAGAAGAACGCTGGGTGCATGGACTTGGAACCTTAAAGTGGGACGAAGAAAATAAGCCTTTGGTTATTTTGGGAACTATACGGGATATTACCGAGCACAAATTATTGGAGTTAGAATTAATCAGAGCTAAAGAAAAGGCAGAAGACAGCGAAAAAGATTTGTATGTAAAATATAATGAATACGAAGAAATAAACGAAAAATTAAAGCAAACCAATAAAGAATTAAAAAAGGCCAAAATTCAAGCAGAAGAAGCCAATAAAGCCAAATCGGATTTTTTATCGAATATGAGTCACGAGATCCGTACGCCACTAAACGGGATAGTAGGTTTCACTGATTTATTGATGAAAACTGAACTCGAAAAAAACCAATTGGAGTATATGTCAACGGTCAATATTTCGGCCAATTCTTTAATGGAAATTATTAATGACATACTTGATTTTTCCAAAATTGAATCCGGTAAATTAGATCTGAACATTGAAAATGTTGATCTTTTTAGACTGCTGCATCAGGTGATAGAATTGTTTAAACATCAAGCCAATCTCAAAAATATCGATTTGTCGCTTACTATAGGGGAAAATGTTCCGCAGTATATATATGCAGATTCGATTCGGCTGAAACAGATATTGGTGAATTTAATAAGCAATGCTTTAAAATTTACTTCTTTCGGTCACATCCATTTGGATGCTGAACAGATAAAAGGGGGCAAAAAAAAAACGGGCATAAAATTTTCTATCAAAGATACCGGTATTGGAATCAAGCTGTACAATCAAAAGAAAATTTTCAATTCCTTTGTGCAGGAAGACAATGCTACATCAAGAAAATTTGGAGGTACTGGTTTAGGGCTGGCTATTTCCAATCTGCTTCTTGGACTGATGAAGAGTAACCTTCAGCTGAAAAGTAAGTATGGAGACGGAAGTGATTTTTTCTTTTTGGTTAAATTTAAAAAAGCTGAACCTCCTAAAGATACTTTTGCCGATTTGATGTCCAATAAGGTAATCTCAAAGATTGAAGGTTCAAATAATTTGGGCATACTGCGTATTTTGATTGTAGAAGACAATAAAATAAATATGTTCCTGGCTAAAACATTGGTAAAAAGGATTATTCCTAACGCTATTATCCTAGAAGCTATGGACGGACAGGAGGGTGTAGAACAGTTCAAAATCAATAATCCAGATTTGATTTTAATGGATATACAAATGCCTATCAAAAACGGATATGACGCTGCTGTGGAAATTAGAAACCATAAAAAAGGATGCGAATTACCGATAATCGCTTTAACTGCTGGAATTATGGTTGGCGAAAAAGATAAATGTCTCGAATTTGGGATGAACGATTATATTTCCAAACCAATAATCGAAGACGATCTGGAAGCGGTACTCCGAAGATGGTTGTTCACAAAAATCGTTTAGACTAACCCAAGAAACTATTATTGTAATCCGAAATTTTTAAACAGCTCCTGATAATTTGGATTGGAAGAATCCAGTTGTTTTAGCTGAAGAACCGTCTGCTGTGCTTTAGTCTGGTTTCCGGATTGAATGTACACAAAAGCAAGTGCATAATATAAATCGGGTGTGTCAGGATTTATAGTAATTCCTTTTTGCAGTACCGTTTCGGCTTCCTTGAATTTTTTCTTAGTATTGAGCATTAGCCCATAATTATAATACACTCTTGGGTTTTGCGATTTTAAGGCTATCGCTTTCGCAAAAGAATTTTCCGCAGCATCCTGATTGTTCATTTCATTGTATAATAATGCCAGGTTGTAGTAGATACGTTCGTTATTTGGATCATTTTTTAAAGTTTTCTGTAAAACCTGTAAGGAAGCATCGTTTTTGCCAACGGCATTATAAAGCGAAGATAAATTAAGTAAAGCATAATTCATCTGATTGTCTTTTTTGAGTCCTTTTAGATAGAACGATTCGGCATTTGTATAATCCTGAATTTTCAAATAATAATCGGCCAGCATTACATTTCCAGTTGAAAAATCGGTTTGATAATGAAGAAAACTAACTAATTCTTTATCGGCTGCAGTATATGCATCTGCAAATTGGCTTGGGATCTGGTTTTTTGGTAAACCCAAAAATAAATCAGCTGCAGCGATTCGGACAGCCCTCACGTTATCCGACAATAATGGGCCGGCACTTTTAATCCAATTCTCAGCAGGGAAAATAGCCAGACTGCGCAAAGCTCTGTAGCGTACCTGTGCATCTTTATGGTTTAAACAGGATAACAGTGTATTTAAACTGGTTTGGTCACTAAAACTTCCTAAGTAGAAAACAGCTGTAGCCTTAATTATATTTGGGATATTTGGGGTGTTTATTAACTGTATCAGATGAGGTTCACTGTTGTTATCCAGTTTACTTCCAGGAATTAGGTCGTCGGCAAAATGATATTTTCGGTTTGGACCATACCATTTGATTACTGCATCGGCCAGAGTTTTTTCTGATTTGTCTTTATGGCAGTTGCTGCAGGCATTTGGTGTGCCGTATTTTACAGACAGGTCAGGACGGGGCACTCTAAAACTATGATCGTGGCGCAGATCGTTACCCATATATATTTTTCCAGGCATGTGGCAGTTTACACAAAGTGATCCTTTTGAATTGGATGTATGAAAAGTGTGTTTTGGCGTGTTGTATTTGGAAGTGTTATGGCATTGTACACACGTCTGATTATCGATATGTTTCAGTTTGATGCTGTGCGGATTGTGGCAGTTACTGCATTTTACGCCTTTGCTGTACATTTTGCTCTGCAAAAAGGAAGTGTAAATATAATCTTCATCATTGACTTGTCCATCTGCATGGAAAAATTCGGTATCGGGAATCTGCGGAATATAATTATCCATAATTTCTTTACTGTCGATGTGTTTCGCACTGATTTCGGAAACGCGGGCATGACAGGGCGCGCAGGTATTGATCTGCTCCAATTGTCCTGAGTTTCTGCCTAGCTTCATAAAACTTCCAGTTACTTTATCGCCTGATTTATAGTCGGAGCTGTTTACATAATTTAAATGCTTTTGTCCAGCTCCGTGACAGCTTTCGCAGCTTACATTGATTACGCTGTAGCTGGTTTTGTAAGTATCGGTTTTGGTGTCGTAATTTTTATGCAGATTGGTCGAATGGCAGGATGCACACATCGTATTCCAATTTTGGGCATTGCCAGTCCAATGCAGCCAGTCGTGTGAAGGTATTTTCTGCCCTGTATATTGATTGAACCATTTTCTTTTATTTACATCCCAGCTCAAACGGGGAACCTGCATTCTTCCTCCAGGAAAATGAACCAGATATTGCTGCAGGGGTTTGTATCCAAAGATGTATTTTACTTCAAAATCATGGTTTTTACCGTCAGCTCCTTCGGTATTGATGAAAAATTTAGAGCCTTTTTTAAAGAATCTGCTCGTAATGCCGTCAGCAGTGAAGGTTACATTATTAAAATCTCCTTTTACAGTCGAATCATTGGCAGGAAGCATTGACATATAATGGTCTGACTGTTTCCATTGATGATGTTCGGAGGTATGGCATTTTACACAGGACTTATCACCTACATAGGTATTATTGACAAAAAGAGATTCGGTATATTCAGCATCTTTCGTACTACAGCTGTCAACAATAAAAACTCTAAAAACCACAAAGATTAGAAGGATGGCTATAATAATTGATGATTTTTTGAGCATGAAGAGTTAGTTTTCTCAAAAATATAGAATTTTAAAACAGAAGCAAAGGTATTTTTTGCAATAATTAGCAATAAATACAGTGCTTTTACAAAAAAAAGAGTGTCTGAATAAACAAACACTCTTTTCGGGGCATTATAAATTAATTACATTACGCTTTCTTTTTAGTTTTAGCATCACAACAAGACTTTTTAGATTTGTCGCACGCTTTTTTTTCTTTTGCAGAACATTCTTTTTTAGGAGTTTCTTTAGGCTTTGTTTCCTGAGCACTTACATTCATACCTGCTGAAAAAAGAGCTACTGCTATAATGGTGATTAGGTTTTTCATTTTTTTTGATTTTTGATTTTAAAGTGATTCAAAAGTATTATTTTTTTTGAATCAGAATCATTAATTAACTTTTCTCTACAATAATTTTAACTAAATCGGCAGTACTTAATACCCCAGACTGTCTCCATAACTGCTTTCCGTTTTGGAAAAGTATCATTGTAGGAACACTGCGTACCTGATATTGTGCCGCAATCTGCTGGTTTTTGTCTACGTCAATTTTGATGATCGAAACTCGGTCACCTAAACTGTCTTTTACTTGTTTTAGAATAGGTGCCAATGTTTGGCATGGTCCGCACCATGTCGCAAAAAAATCAACCAGCACTGGTTTTTCAGATTGTATTATATCGTTGAAAGTACTCATTTTTTAGGGTA of Flavobacterium marginilacus contains these proteins:
- a CDS encoding PAS domain-containing hybrid sensor histidine kinase/response regulator, giving the protein MKEKLPSVEELLQKIKKQENTISLLQKKIDSIANYEFFTRETSDFICVSDLNRNLKDFNLVFINKLGYSKRELLLKSFLNYIHPDDIPKVEFSAQELLSGKKSVISENRIITKSGEHITVQWTSIINPSKNLVYSIGRDITEIRKIQEQLSASESLLNDAQKIAKIGSWEFNIVTNELIWSNELYQIFEMEKSLLVPLFDNYLNYFTEEDKELLYARINGCIQKKEPYEVTHKILFPNNRFKWIYGTGIPVLNDKNEVVALRGIAQDVTEKKRIESEILAKEKEVESIRDKEREQRSNAKFRNYVENAPDGVIVVTKEGQFLEINPAASKITGYSKKKLLKKSLNDLTPSNFLPKIESVLSTLFLNETSNDIIPFIHSDKGKRLWSIDAVKLSEKQALLFVRDVTEREKAEVKLKESELFLKETQSIAQIGTYSINMYTGKWARTDLLDTILGIDADYDLDEASWTALVHPDWREKLAVYFQEEVVGKRKQFDREYKIIRVNDKEERWVHGLGTLKWDEENKPLVILGTIRDITEHKLLELELIRAKEKAEDSEKDLYVKYNEYEEINEKLKQTNKELKKAKIQAEEANKAKSDFLSNMSHEIRTPLNGIVGFTDLLMKTELEKNQLEYMSTVNISANSLMEIINDILDFSKIESGKLDLNIENVDLFRLLHQVIELFKHQANLKNIDLSLTIGENVPQYIYADSIRLKQILVNLISNALKFTSFGHIHLDAEQIKGGKKKTGIKFSIKDTGIGIKLYNQKKIFNSFVQEDNATSRKFGGTGLGLAISNLLLGLMKSNLQLKSKYGDGSDFFFLVKFKKAEPPKDTFADLMSNKVISKIEGSNNLGILRILIVEDNKINMFLAKTLVKRIIPNAIILEAMDGQEGVEQFKINNPDLILMDIQMPIKNGYDAAVEIRNHKKGCELPIIALTAGIMVGEKDKCLEFGMNDYISKPIIEDDLEAVLRRWLFTKIV
- a CDS encoding tetratricopeptide repeat protein, which produces MLKKSSIIIAILLIFVVFRVFIVDSCSTKDAEYTESLFVNNTYVGDKSCVKCHTSEHHQWKQSDHYMSMLPANDSTVKGDFNNVTFTADGITSRFFKKGSKFFINTEGADGKNHDFEVKYIFGYKPLQQYLVHFPGGRMQVPRLSWDVNKRKWFNQYTGQKIPSHDWLHWTGNAQNWNTMCASCHSTNLHKNYDTKTDTYKTSYSVINVSCESCHGAGQKHLNYVNSSDYKSGDKVTGSFMKLGRNSGQLEQINTCAPCHARVSEISAKHIDSKEIMDNYIPQIPDTEFFHADGQVNDEDYIYTSFLQSKMYSKGVKCSNCHNPHSIKLKHIDNQTCVQCHNTSKYNTPKHTFHTSNSKGSLCVNCHMPGKIYMGNDLRHDHSFRVPRPDLSVKYGTPNACSNCHKDKSEKTLADAVIKWYGPNRKYHFADDLIPGSKLDNNSEPHLIQLINTPNIPNIIKATAVFYLGSFSDQTSLNTLLSCLNHKDAQVRYRALRSLAIFPAENWIKSAGPLLSDNVRAVRIAAADLFLGLPKNQIPSQFADAYTAADKELVSFLHYQTDFSTGNVMLADYYLKIQDYTNAESFYLKGLKKDNQMNYALLNLSSLYNAVGKNDASLQVLQKTLKNDPNNERIYYNLALLYNEMNNQDAAENSFAKAIALKSQNPRVYYNYGLMLNTKKKFKEAETVLQKGITINPDTPDLYYALAFVYIQSGNQTKAQQTVLQLKQLDSSNPNYQELFKNFGLQ
- the trxA gene encoding thioredoxin — its product is MSTFNDIIQSEKPVLVDFFATWCGPCQTLAPILKQVKDSLGDRVSIIKIDVDKNQQIAAQYQVRSVPTMILFQNGKQLWRQSGVLSTADLVKIIVEKS